In Paenibacillus algicola, a genomic segment contains:
- a CDS encoding penicillin-binding transpeptidase domain-containing protein — translation MIVRVFWLQVVDTDSWRERAMQNWEREQTLTASRGTISDRDGDILAMDAPAYTVVVNPRVIQANGLQDEVVDGLNRLLSKNKDELVKLVTAKDDKGNYLINREVRNEGWKIGEEKREEIQGLMDELELQLQSEGKVPDSGINLIAENKRFYPRHSLAAHILGYTDRQGQARDGFELMFDEQLKGVDGFARYKSDKKGVKLPSADDVYQPAKNGSNIKLTIDDTIQHYIEEAMREVYEQYEPVSMTVIAADPNTMEILGMANLPTFDPNTYWEVASDYSNYYNHAIRSTYEPGSTFKIVTLASAIQENLFDPNAYYKSGSIRSGGRTHWDIQRNGWGTITYLEGVKRSSNVAFVKLGYEMLGKERLTNYINLFGFSGKTGIELPGESLGILNMSRDIDISTVPYGYAVSVTPIQQIAAISAVANGGKLLKPQIVKEIQDPNTGEVQVIQPELVRQVITPETARKTGGYLEQVVADQEQGTGYNAFIEGYRVAGKTGTAVKGDYSDNTRLVASFTGYAPVDDPRIAVLVIVDEPNDQLGGGAVAAPLFQKIVSQTLKYWGVPKTEEAAEDTTAAKAAALQPDTRVAPELSDMSMKDIKTKLLAEGFVYEVLGSGSSLVKQVPAPGTALSAGQRIYLLTEDAAQMEIPDMRGESLRDAMEILNLMKVKVNVQGEGYIADQKVTKEKDGRVVYLTLKSSSESLQGESPEGEPEAEAGQESGEKDEE, via the coding sequence TTGATAGTCCGTGTATTCTGGCTGCAGGTCGTCGATACGGACTCCTGGCGGGAAAGAGCGATGCAGAACTGGGAACGGGAGCAGACGCTCACAGCTTCAAGGGGCACGATCTCGGACCGGGACGGCGATATCCTTGCTATGGATGCACCGGCTTATACCGTAGTGGTCAATCCGAGGGTAATTCAAGCCAACGGGCTGCAGGACGAGGTGGTTGATGGGCTGAACCGGCTGCTTAGCAAGAACAAGGATGAGCTGGTCAAGCTGGTCACAGCCAAGGACGATAAGGGGAATTACCTGATCAACCGCGAGGTACGAAATGAAGGCTGGAAGATTGGCGAAGAAAAGCGGGAAGAAATTCAGGGCCTGATGGACGAGCTGGAGCTGCAGCTGCAGTCGGAAGGAAAGGTTCCGGATTCCGGAATTAACCTGATTGCGGAGAACAAGCGCTTTTATCCCCGTCATTCACTGGCAGCCCATATTCTGGGCTATACCGATCGGCAGGGACAGGCACGGGACGGCTTTGAGCTCATGTTCGATGAGCAGCTCAAGGGCGTGGACGGATTTGCCAGATATAAAAGCGATAAGAAAGGCGTCAAGCTGCCGTCTGCGGACGATGTGTATCAGCCGGCCAAGAATGGCAGCAATATAAAGCTGACCATTGACGATACCATTCAGCATTATATCGAGGAAGCCATGCGGGAGGTTTATGAACAATATGAGCCCGTCAGCATGACCGTCATCGCGGCAGATCCGAACACCATGGAAATTCTCGGGATGGCGAATCTGCCTACCTTTGATCCCAATACTTACTGGGAAGTAGCATCGGATTACAGCAATTATTATAATCATGCGATCCGCTCCACTTATGAGCCGGGCTCGACCTTTAAGATTGTGACGCTGGCCAGTGCCATTCAGGAGAATTTGTTTGACCCCAATGCCTATTATAAATCCGGATCGATTCGGTCCGGAGGACGGACGCACTGGGATATCCAGCGCAACGGCTGGGGAACGATCACTTATTTGGAGGGCGTCAAGCGCTCCAGTAACGTTGCCTTCGTCAAGCTGGGCTATGAAATGCTCGGCAAGGAACGGCTGACGAATTACATTAATTTGTTCGGGTTTAGCGGCAAGACGGGCATCGAGCTTCCGGGCGAAAGTCTGGGCATTCTGAACATGAGCCGGGACATTGACATATCCACGGTGCCTTATGGCTATGCCGTCTCGGTTACCCCGATTCAGCAGATTGCAGCCATATCTGCTGTGGCTAACGGGGGCAAGCTGCTGAAGCCGCAAATCGTCAAGGAAATTCAGGACCCTAATACCGGTGAGGTTCAGGTTATTCAGCCGGAGCTGGTGCGTCAAGTCATCACACCGGAAACCGCACGCAAGACCGGAGGTTACCTGGAGCAAGTTGTTGCCGATCAGGAGCAGGGCACAGGCTATAACGCCTTTATCGAGGGCTACCGTGTTGCAGGAAAGACCGGAACGGCCGTTAAGGGTGATTACAGTGATAACACAAGGCTGGTGGCTTCCTTCACGGGGTATGCTCCTGTCGATGATCCCCGAATCGCTGTGCTCGTCATTGTGGATGAGCCGAATGATCAGCTCGGGGGCGGCGCAGTAGCAGCGCCGCTGTTTCAGAAGATTGTATCCCAGACTTTGAAATACTGGGGTGTTCCCAAGACGGAGGAGGCTGCCGAGGATACGACAGCCGCCAAAGCAGCGGCGCTGCAGCCGGATACACGGGTTGCACCGGAGCTTTCCGACATGAGCATGAAGGATATCAAGACCAAGCTGCTGGCTGAAGGCTTTGTGTATGAGGTGCTCGGCAGTGGAAGCAGCCTGGTCAAGCAGGTTCCCGCGCCGGGCACGGCGTTGTCTGCCGGCCAGCGGATTTACCTCCTGACCGAGGATGCAGCCCAGATGGAAATCCCGGATATGCGGGGGGAGTCACTTCGTGATGCTATGGAAATTCTGAACCTGATGAAGGTGAAGGTCAATGTGCAGGGTGAAGGCTATATTGCCGATCAGAAGGTCACGAAGGAGAAGGACGGCCGGGTGGTTTACCTTACGCTGAAATCGTCCTCGGAATCGTTGCAGGGAGAGTCTCCTGAAGGGGAGCCCGAAGCTGAAGCCGGGCAGGAGTCCGGAGAGAAGGACGAGGAGTAG
- a CDS encoding UDP-N-acetylmuramoyl-tripeptide--D-alanyl-D-alanine ligase, which translates to MHTNLKHIAAMCGGVLIHSENHSISIQGVSTDSRTLPQGCLYVPLAGERFDGHDYAEAALQQGASAVLWQTNHGTPPEGPVVLVEDTLLALQSLAAAYLRETGVKVVGITGSNGKTTVKDMVTSLLGTRYNVHKTQGNFNNQIGLPLTVLGMPADTEIVVLEMGMSGRHEIELLSKLARPDVAVITNIGESHLLQLGSRKEIARAKAEILSGLQEGGLLVFHGDEPLLHEVLAEPETRQPEQYSVFKFGTEPSNDNSPAGLMFHEKGVIFTSTLYEGESFSLPLLGKHNVINALAAMAVASHFGVSREDMREGFASLKLTSMRIEAIQTTHGVTVLNDAYNASPLSVKAALDVLAGMNGYRRRIAVLGDMLELGDQEQEYHAEIGHYIAVEHIDHLYTYGPLALHIAEAAQTRLSQAQISAFTDKAALIEALAESVGSQDIVLVKASRGMKLEEVVDALKQLPQNENDVRG; encoded by the coding sequence ATCCATACCAATTTGAAACACATCGCAGCCATGTGCGGCGGTGTGCTTATACACAGTGAGAATCATTCCATCAGCATTCAAGGGGTGTCTACCGATTCCCGGACCCTGCCGCAGGGCTGTCTGTACGTGCCGCTGGCCGGGGAACGGTTTGACGGCCATGATTATGCAGAGGCGGCATTGCAGCAGGGAGCCTCGGCGGTGCTGTGGCAGACAAACCACGGCACCCCGCCTGAAGGGCCGGTTGTTCTAGTGGAGGACACGCTTTTGGCGCTGCAGTCTCTGGCGGCTGCATACCTAAGAGAGACCGGCGTTAAGGTCGTGGGCATCACAGGCAGTAACGGGAAAACGACCGTTAAGGATATGGTAACCTCCTTGCTCGGGACCCGTTATAACGTGCACAAAACGCAAGGCAATTTCAACAATCAGATCGGACTTCCACTGACTGTACTGGGGATGCCGGCGGATACAGAGATTGTCGTTCTGGAAATGGGCATGAGCGGGCGGCATGAAATTGAGCTGCTCTCGAAGCTTGCCCGCCCGGATGTGGCGGTCATTACGAATATCGGGGAGTCCCATTTGCTGCAGCTTGGCTCTAGAAAAGAGATAGCCCGCGCCAAGGCAGAAATATTAAGCGGCCTTCAAGAAGGCGGCCTCCTTGTTTTTCACGGGGATGAGCCTTTACTGCATGAAGTGCTTGCTGAGCCTGAAACCCGGCAGCCAGAGCAATATTCGGTCTTTAAGTTTGGGACAGAGCCAAGCAATGATAATTCACCCGCTGGCCTGATGTTCCATGAGAAGGGGGTAATATTCACCTCCACCTTGTATGAAGGCGAAAGCTTCAGTCTTCCGCTGCTAGGCAAGCACAATGTCATTAATGCGCTGGCTGCCATGGCAGTAGCGTCTCATTTTGGCGTCAGCAGAGAGGATATGCGTGAAGGCTTTGCTTCCCTCAAGCTGACAAGCATGCGCATTGAAGCCATTCAAACCACACACGGGGTAACCGTGCTGAATGATGCTTACAATGCCAGTCCGCTGTCTGTCAAGGCAGCACTGGATGTATTGGCAGGCATGAATGGCTATAGACGGCGGATTGCCGTGCTCGGGGACATGCTGGAGCTGGGGGATCAGGAGCAGGAGTACCATGCAGAGATCGGACATTATATCGCGGTAGAGCATATCGATCATCTTTATACATACGGACCGCTTGCCCTGCACATCGCGGAAGCGGCCCAAACCCGGTTATCCCAAGCACAGATCAGCGCCTTTACGGATAAAGCGGCTCTGATTGAAGCGCTCGCGGAGTCTGTAGGCTCACAGGATATTGTGCTGGTCAAGGCCTCCCGGGGCATGAAGCTCGAAGAAGTCGTGGATGCGCTCAAGCAGCTTCCGCAGAACGAAAATGATGTGAGGGGGTGA
- a CDS encoding cell division protein FtsL encodes MAYTRGNLAVQERQKERHNGYVEKTTVIRRRSQLPQKEKLLYLLSVMFVVAVMGWIGMGHVKMYELNRQIQKSDYQIHEAGKSMDVLQVKKQTLEMGIVQKAKELGYIQAEQSEAIHLPGHSNAAGTAGKASGN; translated from the coding sequence ATGGCCTATACCCGCGGAAACCTGGCCGTTCAGGAGAGACAGAAGGAACGCCACAATGGATATGTTGAGAAAACAACGGTAATCAGACGCCGTTCCCAGCTGCCCCAGAAAGAAAAACTGCTCTATCTGCTGTCTGTCATGTTTGTAGTCGCGGTGATGGGCTGGATCGGAATGGGCCACGTCAAGATGTACGAGCTCAACCGGCAGATCCAGAAGTCGGACTATCAGATCCATGAAGCAGGCAAGAGCATGGATGTCCTGCAGGTCAAGAAGCAGACACTGGAGATGGGAATTGTTCAAAAGGCGAAGGAGCTTGGATATATCCAGGCTGAGCAGAGCGAGGCCATTCACTTACCGGGCCATAGCAATGCTGCAGGTACTGCAGGCAAGGCGTCGGGAAACTAG
- a CDS encoding stage V sporulation protein D, producing MKFSAVSRRKRLFWSLLFLVMMFAALVIRLAYVQLGEGAELSAKAEELWRRNIPYTAERGNILDRNGEALVTNISTPTIMAIPVQIKEPDKTAELLAAKLGMTKDQVYKVITKKGSMVERLKPGGRKITMELAQEIRDLELPGIVVAEDNMRYYPYGGLAAHILGFTGIDNQGLTGTEKKFDDQLSGLNGSISYLSDAGGRLMPGSSEKYVEPKDGLHLELTLDKSLQSIMERELDQAMVKYQANASWAIAMNPKNGEILAMASRPGYSPAHYREADSSVYNRNLPIWMTYEPGSTFKIITLAAALEEGKVDLKNDMFFDPGFVEVGGARLRCWKRGGHGSQTFMEVVQNSCNPGFVALGQKLGKETLFDYIRDFGFGTKTGIDLIGEENGILFKLDRVGPVELATTSFGQGVSVTPIQQVAAVSAAINGGKLYTPHVAKAWIHPETGEVVDEIESAPVRQVISEETSKQIREALESVVAKGTGRPAFIDGYRVGGKTGTAQKVINGRYSTTEHIVSFIGFAPADDPEIVVYAAVDNPKGIQFGGVVAAPIVQNILEDSLHYLKVPKRSDQLAREYKYGETPVVTVPNLVGATIQDLYEDLNMNFNLAKSGTGNVVINQAPKAGSRVERGSTIRIYMGNASGEEEHSH from the coding sequence TTGAAATTTTCTGCAGTATCTAGACGAAAGCGATTGTTCTGGAGCCTGTTATTTCTTGTAATGATGTTTGCTGCCCTGGTCATCCGGCTTGCCTATGTCCAGCTGGGTGAAGGCGCAGAGCTGTCGGCCAAGGCGGAGGAGCTGTGGCGCCGTAATATTCCCTATACCGCCGAACGGGGCAATATTCTCGATCGGAACGGAGAGGCGCTCGTTACGAATATCAGTACACCCACCATTATGGCTATTCCGGTCCAGATTAAAGAGCCGGACAAGACGGCAGAGCTGCTGGCAGCCAAGCTGGGTATGACCAAGGATCAGGTGTATAAAGTGATTACCAAAAAGGGTTCAATGGTCGAGCGGCTGAAGCCCGGCGGGCGAAAGATCACGATGGAGCTGGCTCAGGAAATTCGTGATCTGGAGCTGCCGGGCATCGTCGTAGCCGAGGATAATATGCGCTACTATCCTTATGGAGGGCTGGCGGCACATATTCTTGGCTTTACCGGCATTGACAATCAGGGCCTGACCGGCACCGAAAAAAAATTCGATGACCAGCTGAGCGGCCTGAACGGCAGCATCTCGTATTTATCGGATGCGGGAGGACGGCTGATGCCGGGTTCCTCGGAGAAATATGTCGAGCCGAAGGACGGACTTCATCTGGAATTAACGCTGGATAAGTCTCTGCAGTCGATTATGGAACGGGAGCTGGATCAGGCCATGGTGAAATACCAGGCAAACGCCAGCTGGGCCATCGCCATGAATCCCAAAAACGGCGAAATTCTTGCGATGGCCAGCCGTCCGGGATATTCACCGGCCCATTACCGTGAGGCGGATTCGAGTGTGTATAACCGGAACCTGCCGATCTGGATGACATATGAGCCGGGCTCTACCTTTAAGATTATTACGCTTGCTGCAGCGCTGGAAGAGGGAAAGGTTGATCTGAAGAACGACATGTTTTTTGACCCGGGGTTCGTTGAGGTTGGCGGTGCCAGACTGCGCTGCTGGAAGCGGGGTGGCCATGGCAGCCAGACCTTTATGGAGGTCGTCCAGAACTCCTGCAACCCCGGCTTTGTCGCATTGGGTCAAAAATTGGGTAAAGAAACGTTGTTCGATTACATCCGCGACTTTGGCTTCGGTACCAAAACCGGCATTGACCTGATCGGCGAAGAGAACGGGATTCTGTTCAAGCTGGACCGGGTTGGTCCCGTGGAGCTGGCAACGACCTCGTTCGGACAGGGGGTGTCTGTAACTCCCATCCAGCAGGTGGCTGCCGTCTCGGCTGCGATCAATGGGGGCAAGCTGTATACCCCGCATGTCGCCAAGGCCTGGATTCATCCGGAAACCGGTGAGGTTGTGGATGAAATTGAATCTGCGCCCGTCCGGCAGGTCATTTCGGAAGAAACCTCTAAGCAGATTCGCGAAGCGCTGGAGAGCGTTGTAGCGAAAGGGACCGGCCGCCCGGCATTTATCGACGGCTATCGTGTCGGAGGCAAGACAGGAACCGCCCAGAAGGTCATTAACGGCCGCTACTCCACTACCGAGCATATTGTTTCTTTTATCGGGTTTGCGCCGGCTGACGATCCGGAGATCGTCGTGTACGCTGCTGTGGACAATCCGAAGGGCATTCAGTTCGGGGGCGTCGTCGCGGCACCTATTGTCCAGAATATTCTGGAGGATTCGCTGCACTACCTAAAGGTGCCCAAGCGTAGTGATCAGCTGGCAAGGGAATACAAATACGGCGAAACTCCGGTAGTTACCGTGCCGAATCTGGTAGGAGCCACCATTCAGGATCTGTATGAGGATCTGAATATGAATTTCAACCTGGCCAAGTCAGGCACAGGCAACGTCGTCATCAACCAGGCTCCCAAAGCGGGCAGCCGGGTGGAGCGAGGTTCAACCATTCGAATATATATGGGGAATGCATCCGGCGAAGAGGAGCATAGTCATTAG
- a CDS encoding UDP-N-acetylmuramoyl-L-alanyl-D-glutamate--2,6-diaminopimelate ligase codes for MKLKELMDVLAAAAIAGDGDTEITGLSCDSRQVKAGDLFICLPGYEKDGHNYAAEALERGAVALLVNRQLDIPVTQVVVKDCRFALAALADAFYQQPSHGMTLIGVTGTNGKTTTTCLIHQIMNDHGVETGMIGTLRMSFGGVSYPVSRTTPGALELQRSLSEMAQSGVQLCVMEVSSHALEQGRVKGTDFRTAVFTNLTQDHLDYHASLEQYRAAKGLFFSRLGNAFSKDPKRRKYAVMNVDDPSSEVYAKLTSAEVITYGIDREADVRAVNISVSAQGTFFRAETFRGQVDVQLKMVGRFNVYNALAAIAAALLEGVPLESIAASLMKMQGVEGRVEPVTEGQPFAVIVDYAHTPDGLDNVLRTMKEIAQQRILTVFGCGGDRDRSKRPVMGRIAAQWSDQIIITSDNPRSENPAQILQDIEAGLKAEGIPQERYELIEDRRDAIKKAIEMASPGDVVLIAGKGHETYQLIRNQVLDFDDRIVAKEAIRGRQL; via the coding sequence ATGAAGCTGAAAGAGCTGATGGATGTGCTTGCGGCGGCGGCGATTGCCGGTGATGGGGATACGGAAATTACAGGCCTGTCCTGTGATTCGCGGCAGGTGAAAGCGGGAGATCTATTTATCTGTCTGCCGGGCTACGAGAAGGACGGTCACAATTATGCCGCGGAAGCGTTGGAGCGGGGCGCTGTCGCCCTGCTGGTAAACCGGCAGCTGGATATACCGGTTACGCAGGTTGTCGTCAAGGACTGCCGATTTGCTCTGGCCGCGCTGGCAGATGCTTTCTACCAGCAGCCAAGCCACGGAATGACCCTGATCGGAGTCACCGGTACGAACGGAAAGACGACCACGACCTGTCTCATTCACCAGATTATGAATGACCACGGCGTCGAGACCGGAATGATCGGTACGCTTCGAATGTCTTTTGGCGGAGTCTCATACCCGGTATCCCGGACGACACCGGGTGCTCTGGAGCTGCAGCGCTCCTTGAGTGAAATGGCGCAGAGCGGCGTCCAGCTATGTGTGATGGAAGTATCCTCGCACGCACTGGAGCAGGGCCGGGTCAAAGGAACTGATTTTCGCACCGCGGTATTCACGAACCTGACGCAGGATCATCTCGATTATCATGCTTCTCTGGAGCAATACCGAGCGGCGAAGGGATTGTTTTTCTCCCGGCTGGGCAATGCTTTTTCCAAGGACCCGAAACGACGCAAGTATGCGGTGATGAATGTCGATGATCCATCGTCGGAGGTGTATGCCAAGCTGACGTCAGCAGAGGTCATCACGTATGGCATTGATCGGGAAGCTGATGTTCGCGCCGTTAATATTTCCGTGAGCGCTCAAGGCACCTTTTTCCGCGCCGAGACGTTTCGCGGACAGGTGGATGTCCAGCTGAAGATGGTCGGCCGATTCAATGTGTATAATGCACTGGCTGCCATTGCGGCTGCCTTGCTGGAAGGAGTGCCGCTTGAGAGCATCGCGGCCAGTCTTATGAAGATGCAAGGCGTTGAAGGCCGGGTGGAGCCGGTGACGGAGGGGCAGCCATTCGCGGTTATTGTGGACTATGCGCATACCCCGGATGGCCTGGACAATGTGCTAAGAACGATGAAGGAAATTGCGCAGCAGCGGATTCTGACCGTATTCGGCTGCGGCGGCGACCGGGATCGCAGCAAGCGTCCTGTTATGGGACGGATTGCCGCTCAGTGGAGCGACCAGATCATTATCACATCGGATAATCCAAGGTCGGAGAATCCCGCACAGATCCTTCAAGATATCGAAGCCGGCCTGAAAGCAGAAGGCATTCCGCAGGAAAGGTATGAGCTGATTGAGGATCGGCGGGACGCGATTAAAAAGGCTATTGAAATGGCAAGCCCGGGAGATGTAGTATTGATTGCGGGGAAAGGCCATGAAACCTACCAACTGATACGGAATCAAGTCCTGGACTTTGATGACCGTATCGTTGCAAAAGAAGCGATAAGGGGCAGACAATTGTGA
- the rsmH gene encoding 16S rRNA (cytosine(1402)-N(4))-methyltransferase RsmH: MFHHITVLKEEATEGLRIQQEGIYVDCTLGGAGHSALIASQLGDQGRLIALDQDDWALDNAKEVLGQEEHKVTLVKTNFRDLEQVLQEQVEPDADGVSRVHGILFDLGVSSPQFDEGERGFSYNHDAPLDMRMDQSAGLTAAEIINEWPEQEIARILYQYGEEKFSRRIAKVICEKRANQRVETTGQLVELIKEGIPAAARRTGGHPAKRSFQALRIAVNDELGAFEDALHQAVKCLAPGGRVSVITFHSLEDRICKQIFNSYVAKCTCPPDFPMCVCGGGEGQLKLVNRKPIIPRDEEIAMNPRSRSAKLRIAEKL; this comes from the coding sequence TTGTTTCATCACATCACGGTACTAAAAGAAGAAGCGACAGAGGGGCTGCGCATCCAGCAGGAAGGGATTTACGTGGACTGTACGCTGGGAGGAGCCGGCCACAGTGCTTTAATTGCTTCCCAGCTTGGTGATCAGGGTCGTCTGATTGCACTGGATCAGGATGATTGGGCGCTAGATAACGCCAAGGAGGTTCTAGGCCAGGAAGAGCATAAAGTGACGCTTGTCAAAACCAACTTCAGAGATCTTGAACAGGTGCTGCAAGAGCAGGTGGAGCCGGATGCTGACGGCGTGTCGCGCGTTCACGGAATATTGTTCGATCTCGGTGTTTCTTCGCCTCAGTTCGACGAAGGAGAACGGGGGTTCAGCTACAACCATGACGCACCGCTGGATATGAGAATGGATCAGTCAGCGGGCCTTACGGCAGCGGAGATTATCAATGAATGGCCGGAGCAGGAAATTGCCAGAATTCTGTATCAGTATGGGGAAGAGAAGTTTTCCAGGCGGATCGCCAAGGTCATCTGTGAGAAAAGAGCCAATCAGCGTGTTGAAACGACAGGGCAGCTGGTGGAGCTCATCAAAGAAGGGATTCCTGCTGCTGCAAGACGTACGGGAGGCCACCCTGCGAAGCGAAGCTTTCAGGCACTGCGCATTGCCGTGAATGACGAATTGGGGGCATTTGAGGATGCGCTGCATCAGGCCGTGAAATGCCTTGCTCCAGGCGGCAGAGTTTCGGTCATTACCTTCCACTCGCTGGAGGACCGGATTTGCAAGCAAATTTTTAACAGCTATGTTGCCAAATGCACCTGTCCCCCTGATTTTCCAATGTGCGTATGCGGCGGGGGAGAAGGACAGCTGAAGCTGGTGAATCGGAAGCCGATCATTCCAAGGGATGAGGAGATCGCCATGAATCCGCGTTCCCGCTCCGCGAAGCTGCGCATAGCCGAGAAATTGTAG